The Novipirellula galeiformis nucleotide sequence GTCAAGTCGCTTGTGATCAAGCGGGGAGACACGGTTGTTGAAGAAATCAACCATCCCGGCAAGGGTGTGATCGAGCGTTCGTTTGAGACGTGCGCCGATTACACGGCCCACTGCGTGATGCAAGACGGTTCACTGAGCGAGGCGTGTGAGTTTTCCGTTTGCGATCTCGATTTCAGCATGCCAGCCGAACAGGTTTCCAAGAGGAAACCGTGGGAGATAAAATTCAGTGCGGTCAACATGAAGGTCATTATTGTGTACCTGAAAAACGAAACAAACGGATATGATGAACATAATGTCTTCGTTTCCGAGCAAGACCAGCAGAATGGGAAAATTGTGATTCCCGCCGATCTGATTCAGGACGCAGGCAAGGTGCAGGTGTGGTTGATTGGCGAAAACAGGTATGGAAGGCTTAAAAAGCGACAAGATATTGTCGTAAACGATTGAGGACAGGCTCATCGTTTTGCCCCATCACCGCATGGCACGGGAGCGACGCGATGCGTGTTGTTCCCGGAGAATCAAATAGAGGCAAGCACAAAGTCGTTGTCACATTCGTTTTGCGTCGAAGTCTCAGGCTTGAACGAGGACTCCGGCGACGAGGACTCTGGCTACTTCGAGTCCCTTAGTGGCGAATCACTCCACTCGGTTCGGCCTTACCCACCGTGACAGCGCGTCGAACTTAGCTCGCCGGGCAATGTCTTGTCGGGCAATGTCTCGCCGCGAACGATCAAGACAATCATGTCAAGCAATCGGCAGCATCGCATGCACGCGGACCCTGAGAACTAAAAACCTGCCCCCGGCGAAGAGATCCCTCCCCAGCTCACAGCGGTGTCTCTGGGTCACAACTCGTTTGGCCCGGGGACTTTGCTTTCTTTAGCTCCCGCCCCCCTCTTTCTGGTTGCGGCGGCAACAGTCCCATTGTTAGCATGTTTACATCGCCAACAGCACCGCTGAATCATCCGCCGGAGAATTATTATGCCGCAACCGTCTCGCCGCACCTTCCTGCAGAGTAGTACCGCAGCCATTGCCACAACGCTGGCGACCACTTCCACGCACGGCGGCACCGCTCAGGCTAGCGAACGCGTTCGTGTCGGCATCATGGGTGCTGGTGGGCGAGCGTACTCATTGATCAGCACATTTTCTTCGAACCCCAATGTGGAAGTCGTGGCCATCGCGGATCTCGATCCGTCGCGCATCCCCAAAGGCCTGGCCACGGCTGAAAAGAACCAGGGTCGATCGATTCGCACCGAAAGTGATTTCCGACGATTGATCGACGATGATTCCATTGATGCTCTGGTCATCGGCACGCCTGATCACTGGCACGCGATCCCCACCATTCTGGCTTGTCAGGCCGGCAAAGATGTGTACGTCGAAAAGCCCGACAGTCATAACATCGTCGAGGGCATGACGATGGTGGCCGCGATGAAGAAGCACAACCGCATCGTGCAAATGGGATCTCAACATCGTTCTACCGAGCGACTGCAATCCGCCATTGAATTTGTCGAAACCGGAGCACTCGGGCGCTGCTTGGTCGCCAAAGCATGGGAGAGCAGCAAGCAGGGCAACATCGGTTTTCCGCCGGATGGAACGCCCCCGGCCGGAGTCGACTATGACATGTGGATGGGATCGGCTCCCAAACGTCCGTTCAATCGCAATCGCTTTCACGGAACTTGGCGCTGGTTATACGATTATGGCACAGGCGATCTGGGCAACGACGGCGTGCATCGACTCGACATGGCGGTCGCTCTGCTGAATGCCGCCTGTCGCGCTCAAAAGGAACGGCCTGTGGGACTTCCGACGTCAGTGTCGGCTCATGGCGGCAAGTGGTATTTCGATGATGCTCAGCAGTTCCCCGACACCATGCAGGTAACGTACGAATTTGCGGATGGCGACAATGGACGAAATTCAAAAA carries:
- a CDS encoding Gfo/Idh/MocA family protein; its protein translation is MPQPSRRTFLQSSTAAIATTLATTSTHGGTAQASERVRVGIMGAGGRAYSLISTFSSNPNVEVVAIADLDPSRIPKGLATAEKNQGRSIRTESDFRRLIDDDSIDALVIGTPDHWHAIPTILACQAGKDVYVEKPDSHNIVEGMTMVAAMKKHNRIVQMGSQHRSTERLQSAIEFVETGALGRCLVAKAWESSKQGNIGFPPDGTPPAGVDYDMWMGSAPKRPFNRNRFHGTWRWLYDYGTGDLGNDGVHRLDMAVALLNAACRAQKERPVGLPTSVSAHGGKWYFDDAQQFPDTMQVTYEFADGDNGRNSKMLTYEMRVWVPYHYLGQSEGAMVFGDQGSITIGNRSWVAHGRGGKVLAEGTGDSHEKPHVQNFIDCIKSREKPYCDLETVGHPASVLCHAGNIAARVGRTLQMDATTETFVNDDEANALRTRPEYREPWTLPTV